AAAGGTAGAGGCGATAAGCCCCCCAAACACAACCACGGCTGCATGGGTACTGGCGAACATGGTGATCTTGCCTGCCGAAAGGAAGGCCAGAATGAGCAAGGCGCCAAACAGTCCTATGATGGTAGATATGTCCATGGTTGAGATATTCCTTTGTTCTATGGCTTTTCAGGTTCTTGAGGATACTGACCGGAAGAGGCGTTTCCAGGTGCATCATCGACCTGGGGTGTGTTGGCCATCTCCTTGAGGATGACAATCTCGACGCGACGATTGGACTTGCGGCCTTCTGGCGTATTGTTGCTGGCGATAGGCTGGTACTCGCCGAAGGTCGTGGCCCGCACACGTTCAGGTTGCAACTCTCCTCCGGCTATCAAGCGGTTGGCAACCGCAGCGGCCATGCGCGCCCCCTGGAACCAGCTTGTCGTCTCCAACTGTCCCGGGACGGTTTTTTGGGAGTCGGTATAGCCACGGATTTCGATGGCGTTGTAGCCGCCGGCCAGGACATTGCCGATCTGGTCCAGAACGGCGCCGACATCGGAGTTGAACGTGGCCGATCCGGGGGAGAGCAGGGCCTCCTCCTTGATGGTGACATGAAATCCGTCCCGTTTCTCCTCCACCATGGCCTGGCCGTTGTCGACCAGGGCACTGACCATGACGCGGACCTTTTCGCGCAACTCCACAAAATGCACGGCCTGCTGAAACTCGGTACCGATCAGATTTTGCCCGGTAAGAATGGGGTTGATCGCCTGAATCCTCTGCACGCCGAACGCATCCTTCATCGCGCCGGCCAGCTCCTCGAAGCGGGCTTTCTGGACGGAAGAGTAGGCAACGATGATCACGAAAAAACAGAGAAGGAGCGTGGCCATATCGGCCCAAGATATGAACCAGAGAGGCGTTCCCTTCTTGCAGACAGGACATTTTTTGGCCATGCGTTTTTTCCCACAGAATGAGTGACCGTCAAGCAGGCATCACCTGGCAACAACCGGTCCCCGACGACACCAACCCAGTTTGGCAAGGATTTTGACGGTAAGTGCTGTCTGGATATCCAAATGAAGCAAACTTCAGACCAGAATGAATGGAGGCCATTCAGTCAACCGTTCGGCACCACCCGAAAAATAGACGTCAGGAAGGGGTTTCCGGAGTCTGCCGTGCGGGACGCATCTTGTAAAAAAAATCGTCGGAACTGATGTATTCCGACATTTTGCGCAGGGTGGCATGCAGGTTGTCCGCCTTGAACTGCGCCAGTTGGCGTTCGAGGTTGTGGCGTTGGGTTTCCGGCAGGTAGAGATCGCATGGCGTCGGTGCCGGGCGGGGGGTGCCGTGCCGGTTTTCGGCGCGCCAAGTCAAAAAATCGTGGTGCAGATCCAACCTTTTTTGGCTGACCAGGGCCTGGTTGCCGGTCAGTTCAATGCGCAATTCCCGGCTCAGGTGCAGCACCTCCGCGAGTTG
The sequence above is a segment of the Magnetococcales bacterium genome. Coding sequences within it:
- a CDS encoding OmpA family protein; this encodes MAKKCPVCKKGTPLWFISWADMATLLLCFFVIIVAYSSVQKARFEELAGAMKDAFGVQRIQAINPILTGQNLIGTEFQQAVHFVELREKVRVMVSALVDNGQAMVEEKRDGFHVTIKEEALLSPGSATFNSDVGAVLDQIGNVLAGGYNAIEIRGYTDSQKTVPGQLETTSWFQGARMAAAVANRLIAGGELQPERVRATTFGEYQPIASNNTPEGRKSNRRVEIVILKEMANTPQVDDAPGNASSGQYPQEPEKP